CTGCCTACAATCTCCGCGTCTGGCACAGGGCATCGTGACGCACACCACCGGGCCAAGGTCGGTACAGGTTAGTCCTTAAGCAGCGAGAAACGCAGCACAGCGGAGAACGCGGCGGTGACAACCGGGCATTCTGGCGGCGGTGCGTGGTTGCCCAACGCGCAGGCAGAGGAGGAGTCGGCCCCGGGGGCCAACGGGGGGTTTCCGGGCGTCCGGCGGGCGTCTGAGGAGGAGATGTGATGCAGAAGGGCTCCGAGGAACTTCGTCAGTTGTTGGCCGATGCACTGGCCGGGAAACAGAGCCGGCGCGAGATCCTGCGCCGGGCCGCGGCGATGGGGATCAGCGCTCCCGTCTTCGGCGCGCTCCTGGCTGCTTGCGGCGGTGGTGACGATACGTCGGATTCGGGCGGCTCCGGTGGCGGCAGCCAGACCACGCCGTCGACCGGGGGTGACACCACGCCGACGGCGTCGAGCGGTGACGGTGGCAGCTCGGGCGGCGATGGCGACATCCCCGAGGAAGTCGTCATCATGCAGGGCGTGGACGCCAACACGCTCGATCCGCTCCTGCGCAACGCCACGCCTGAGTTCAACATCAACGTCCACGTCTTCGACATGTTCACCAAGCGGAATCCGCAGACCCTGGAGGTCGAGCCGCACATCGTCACCGAGTGGAAGACGATCGACGACCTGACCTGGGAATTCAAGCTCGTCGAGGGCGCGACGTTCCACAACGGCGACCCGGTCAACGCCGACGCCGCGATCTACTCCTTCGAGCGCTGCGCCAAGGGCAAGATCGGGGAGCAGCCGGTCGTGCAGACCATTACCCGCCTCATCGGCTACGAGTCGGCCGAGAAGATCGACGACTACACCTTCCGGGTCAAGACCTCGAAGCCGGCGGCGATCTTCCCCGACCTGCTGACCTCCTTCGAGATCATCCCGCCGAGCGTGTACACCGACGCCGATGCGGACACCATCGCCAAGGTGCAGCGCGAGCCGGTCGGCTCCGGCCCGTACAAGCTGGTCGAGTGGGTCAAGGACGACCACATCACGCTGGAAGCCTACGAGAACTACTGGGGCCCGAAGCCCAAGGTCAAGCGGGTCATCTTCCGCCCGGTGCCCGAACTGTCGTCCCGGGTGGTGGCCCTGCAGAACGGCGAGGCCAACATCATCGTCAACGTGGCGCCCGATCTGGTGCCGCAGTTGGACGCGGGCGAGAACACTCGGGTGTCCCAGGTCACCGGCGGCCGCATCATCTTCATCGGTATCCGCTGCGACAAGCCGCCGTTTGACGATAAGCGCGTCCGCCAGGCGCTGAACTACGCGGTCGACTTCGACTCGATCCGAACCGCGCTCCTCAACGGCGCCGGCGAGCGGGCGGCGACGATCGTGAACCCGCCGCACCAGCACCCGGACCTCAAGCCCTACCCGTACGACCCGGAGCGGGCCCGCGCGCTCCTGCAGGAGGCTGGCGTCCCCGAGGGCTTCGAGGTGACGATGGACGCCCCGAACGGCCGCTACATCAAGGATGCGGAGATGGCCCAGGCCATCGCGCAGAACTTCCAGGATATCGGCCTGAATGTCAACCTCCGGGTCCTGGAGTGGTCGGTCTACGCCGGAGAGTTGCTGCCGTCGGGCAACCCCGACCCGCTCTTCTTCCTGGGTCTGGGCGCTCCGTTCAGCGGCGAGCAGGAGATCTTCTACGTCCACCCGGATTACTCGCTGAACTTCACCTACTGGCAGCATGACGAGTTCGTTGCCAAGTTCGCCGAGTTGAGCCAGACGATCGATTCGGACAAGCGGCAGCAACTCATGAACGAGCTGCAGGAGATCATTTACGACGAGTGCCCGTGGGTGCCGCTCTGGCACCAGGTGGACTTCTACGGGGTGACGAAGACCTTCCCGTGGGAGGCCCGGCCGGACGAGCGGATCTTCGTCGGCGACGTGGGCATCTAGCCAGCCTTCGGCGGAGAGTCCCGTGCCGCCGCACCGGCTTCGGCCGGTCTGGCGGCGCGGGCCATTCCAGGCTGCGACCGGGGTGTCGCACGATACGGGAAGTGAATCCCCATGGGACGTTTTATCATCCGACGTCTCCTCCAATCGATTCTCGTCGTCTTCGGCGTCACCTTGCTGGTCTTCGTGGTGCTGTTCAAGACCGGCGACCCGGTAATCCTGCTGGTGAGCCCCGACGCGACCAAGGAGGAGATCGAACAGGTCCGACGCGAACTGGGCTTCGACCGGCCCTGGTACGTGCAGTACGCCGACTTCATGACCGACGCGCTGCGGGGCGATTTCGGCATCTCGCTGCGCCAGAAGCAGCCGGTGTTCAAGCTCGTCGTGGAGCGCATCCCGGCAACACTCGAGCTTGCCATCGCAGCGTTCATCATCTCCATCGTTGTGGCGGTCCCGGTCGGCATCATCTCCGCCACCCAGCGCAACTCGATCTGGGACAACCTGAGCATGGGCTTCGCCCTCCTGGGCCAGTCGCTGCCGGTCTTCTTCCTCGGGGTGATGCTCATCTTCATCTTCGCCGGTCAACTCAAGGTGTTACCCAGCTACGGCCGTGGCGACGGAACGCTGGTGGGTGAACTCCGCCACCTGATCCTGCCCGCCGTGACGCTGGCGACCTTTACGCTGGCCCGCACCGCGCGACTGGTACGCTCCAGCCTGCTGGAGGTACTGGGCCTCGAATACGTCAAGACCGCGCGCGCCAAGGGATTGGCCGAGCGGGTCGTCATCCTGCGCCACGCATTGCAGAACGCGATGATCCCGGTCGTCACCGTGCTGGGCCTTGAGCTCGGCACGCTGCTGGGCGGCGCGGTGATCACCGAGACGGTATTCGCCTGGCCGGGAGTCGGCCGACTGGTCATCAACGCGATCCAACAGCGCGACTTCCCGGTGGTGGTCGGCGCGGTGACGCTGGTGGCCGTCATGTTTGTCGTGATCAACCTGGTGGTCGACGTGCTCTACGGCGTGATCGACCCACGGGTGCGCTACTCGTAGCGCGACCGCACGAGGCGGGGCGCTTGGGACTGGCAGCCCAAGGGACATGAGGGGTTTACGGGATGGCTAAGAGCGACGACGCAGTGGTCCAGGCCGGAAGCCGCGCGAGCGGCGGGGCGCTGACCGAGTTCGGGGCGGCACGGCCG
This genomic window from Sphaerobacter thermophilus DSM 20745 contains:
- a CDS encoding ABC transporter substrate-binding protein; protein product: MQKGSEELRQLLADALAGKQSRREILRRAAAMGISAPVFGALLAACGGGDDTSDSGGSGGGSQTTPSTGGDTTPTASSGDGGSSGGDGDIPEEVVIMQGVDANTLDPLLRNATPEFNINVHVFDMFTKRNPQTLEVEPHIVTEWKTIDDLTWEFKLVEGATFHNGDPVNADAAIYSFERCAKGKIGEQPVVQTITRLIGYESAEKIDDYTFRVKTSKPAAIFPDLLTSFEIIPPSVYTDADADTIAKVQREPVGSGPYKLVEWVKDDHITLEAYENYWGPKPKVKRVIFRPVPELSSRVVALQNGEANIIVNVAPDLVPQLDAGENTRVSQVTGGRIIFIGIRCDKPPFDDKRVRQALNYAVDFDSIRTALLNGAGERAATIVNPPHQHPDLKPYPYDPERARALLQEAGVPEGFEVTMDAPNGRYIKDAEMAQAIAQNFQDIGLNVNLRVLEWSVYAGELLPSGNPDPLFFLGLGAPFSGEQEIFYVHPDYSLNFTYWQHDEFVAKFAELSQTIDSDKRQQLMNELQEIIYDECPWVPLWHQVDFYGVTKTFPWEARPDERIFVGDVGI
- a CDS encoding ABC transporter permease; this translates as MGRFIIRRLLQSILVVFGVTLLVFVVLFKTGDPVILLVSPDATKEEIEQVRRELGFDRPWYVQYADFMTDALRGDFGISLRQKQPVFKLVVERIPATLELAIAAFIISIVVAVPVGIISATQRNSIWDNLSMGFALLGQSLPVFFLGVMLIFIFAGQLKVLPSYGRGDGTLVGELRHLILPAVTLATFTLARTARLVRSSLLEVLGLEYVKTARAKGLAERVVILRHALQNAMIPVVTVLGLELGTLLGGAVITETVFAWPGVGRLVINAIQQRDFPVVVGAVTLVAVMFVVINLVVDVLYGVIDPRVRYS